The Sediminispirochaeta smaragdinae DSM 11293 genome has a segment encoding these proteins:
- a CDS encoding single-stranded DNA-binding protein, whose protein sequence is MLTWGNHVFVAGNLTKDPGLKKTPGGRAVCTFSIAVNRDYQAGEEEKKDVSFFTIETWATLAENCATYLEKGREVHVIGRLQQDRWTDAEGGRHERVKIVANRVEFGRRPKEKHEGGGKGDDAPKPEIISIEEDELLKAV, encoded by the coding sequence ATGCTGACTTGGGGAAATCATGTATTTGTTGCGGGAAATTTGACAAAAGATCCGGGCTTGAAGAAAACTCCGGGCGGAAGGGCGGTATGTACTTTTTCTATCGCCGTCAACAGAGATTACCAGGCGGGGGAGGAAGAGAAAAAGGATGTCTCTTTTTTTACCATTGAGACCTGGGCTACCCTTGCTGAAAACTGTGCCACCTATCTGGAAAAGGGGCGGGAGGTGCACGTTATCGGTCGATTGCAGCAGGATCGCTGGACCGATGCTGAGGGTGGCAGGCATGAAAGGGTAAAGATCGTGGCGAACCGGGTTGAGTTCGGACGGAGACCGAAAGAGAAGCATGAAGGGGGTGGTAAAGGTGATGATGCACCGAAACCGGAGATCATTTCTATTGAAGAGGATGAGCTTCTGAAGGCCGTTTGA
- a CDS encoding TetR/AcrR family transcriptional regulator, protein MGINERKLRDKERRVAEILEAAKGLFLDKGYLHTTMLDIAERSELSRRTIYLYFRSKEEITFAVMVGSFGLLRDKLKEAVKKASTALGQLYRMKEAYFDFYRNHFDDFYSTLYFDLKLNTKNITTEDARTCFNIITEIVQLLSDVLQRGMEDKTLRPIEKVDRTAFTMATIIMSTMQKAAIRKELLEYATDFSEEEIISEMFDLLFLSVKH, encoded by the coding sequence ATGGGCATAAACGAACGAAAGCTTCGCGACAAGGAACGAAGGGTCGCAGAAATTCTCGAGGCGGCAAAGGGCCTGTTTCTCGACAAGGGCTATCTCCATACCACGATGCTGGACATCGCTGAACGGTCGGAGCTGAGCAGACGGACCATCTATCTCTATTTCAGAAGTAAAGAGGAGATAACCTTTGCGGTGATGGTCGGCTCCTTCGGATTGCTTCGCGATAAGCTGAAGGAAGCGGTAAAGAAGGCATCGACGGCACTGGGTCAGCTCTACCGGATGAAGGAGGCCTATTTCGACTTCTATCGCAACCATTTCGACGACTTTTACTCTACCCTCTACTTCGATCTCAAGCTCAACACGAAGAATATCACGACGGAAGATGCCAGGACCTGTTTCAATATCATAACCGAAATCGTACAGTTGCTTTCGGATGTGCTGCAGCGGGGGATGGAAGATAAGACGCTTCGCCCCATAGAAAAGGTCGACCGTACCGCCTTTACCATGGCCACCATTATCATGAGCACGATGCAAAAGGCGGCCATTCGCAAGGAACTGCTTGAGTACGCCACGGATTTCAGCGAGGAGGAGATAATCAGCGAGATGTTCGACCTTCTCTTCCTTTCGGTTAAGCATTAA
- a CDS encoding efflux RND transporter permease subunit yields the protein MKKIVQHPKLIIGIILVVTLVLGFQIPNIVIDNDVKNYFPEDHPSNIRMEELDDIFSGQVMMAISVTNDEGTIFTPEVIDAVSNLVEAIEPMAHVEDVDALTNSDFPTGTVDGMAVGPLVWDDFDNSPEAFATLKEHLLEWPQMYRRALFSDDFTSTQLIVSIEEGLPSEEMSVIYKNVEDDIAKQKELHEGLTFRLAGDPVIFERAKDYMYSDLGHLVPVVILVVLLCLYFSFRRIRGTLLPLIAVTISTIWTIGIMALFGVKFTVVSTCLPVLLIAVGSAYGIHMMNHYYAEIAGKEGKVSFDEHRALVTASSAHVAKPILLAGFTTIVGFASVTTSPIVPLKQFGIFAAVGSAIALLLSLTFIPAILVVSPPKQRKHEEKQHKAEEGEGTLMKIYGALSRRHWKIIFISLVVVGVSLWGLLRLDIQSALLDYFPSHSTMRVDTDYISDKFGGTTTFSAVVRADEGKSIIDPELLKSMDDLSLHLQEHHPEIGKIISFTDFIKRMNQIMNYPPATVEATSPETGTESGQGSDQGFGMDSFFDDDTSLANEPAATAEASDDGFGSFFDDAEPGGEAEAAAATADTHEAGQDPTEKYNYDTYSTEMTYRDFLALLEDAISKRAGYTMSVDELVKGIEKGFNYKGADYYEIPYDPAKYPVASREELGNLVSQYLLLYSGSLDDYANDPLDPDIARMLIQLKTHKTSDTDAVIKDINTYVAKHFPEGYRVECTGVAEMEKTLTDMVISSQLVSLFAALLIVFVIVAISYRSLAAGIFGIIPLSMAILVNFGIMGITGIRLDMVTSIIASIAIGIGVDYTIHFLDNYHHERLASDDLELVTRNTILLSGQAIIINAVSVALGFLVLTLSSFVVLRYIGLLVAIIMITSSLAAMTILPVLLNIFKPAFISRPANIKRPGAETSGKEE from the coding sequence ATGAAAAAGATTGTGCAGCACCCAAAACTGATCATAGGCATCATCCTTGTCGTCACCCTTGTATTGGGGTTTCAGATCCCCAATATCGTGATCGACAATGATGTGAAGAACTACTTTCCGGAAGATCATCCCTCCAATATTCGTATGGAAGAGTTGGATGATATCTTCAGCGGTCAGGTTATGATGGCAATCTCCGTAACCAATGACGAGGGGACGATTTTCACCCCCGAGGTGATCGATGCCGTCTCCAATCTGGTCGAAGCGATCGAACCAATGGCCCATGTAGAGGATGTCGATGCGCTGACAAACTCGGACTTTCCAACGGGAACAGTCGACGGCATGGCGGTAGGCCCACTGGTATGGGATGATTTCGACAATAGTCCAGAGGCCTTTGCCACCCTGAAAGAGCATCTTCTGGAGTGGCCGCAGATGTATCGACGGGCCCTCTTTTCCGATGATTTCACCTCGACGCAGTTGATCGTTTCCATCGAAGAGGGGCTTCCCTCCGAAGAGATGAGCGTTATCTACAAGAATGTCGAAGATGATATCGCCAAGCAGAAAGAGCTGCACGAGGGCCTGACCTTCAGGTTAGCCGGTGATCCGGTCATCTTCGAGCGGGCAAAGGACTATATGTACAGCGACCTGGGTCATCTTGTTCCCGTCGTTATTCTGGTGGTCCTGCTCTGTCTCTACTTTTCCTTCCGCAGGATACGAGGGACCCTCCTTCCCCTGATCGCCGTCACCATCAGCACCATCTGGACCATCGGCATTATGGCCCTTTTCGGTGTCAAGTTTACGGTTGTGTCCACCTGTCTGCCGGTTTTGCTCATCGCCGTGGGAAGCGCCTACGGTATCCACATGATGAACCACTATTATGCCGAGATTGCAGGCAAGGAGGGAAAGGTCTCCTTTGACGAGCACAGGGCTTTGGTTACGGCCTCTTCGGCCCACGTCGCAAAACCCATTCTCCTTGCCGGTTTTACCACCATCGTCGGCTTTGCCTCGGTCACCACCAGCCCCATCGTACCGCTGAAGCAGTTCGGAATTTTTGCCGCGGTGGGATCGGCCATCGCCCTGCTCCTCTCCCTTACCTTCATCCCCGCAATCTTGGTAGTAAGCCCTCCCAAGCAGCGGAAGCATGAAGAAAAACAGCACAAGGCAGAGGAAGGAGAAGGAACATTGATGAAGATCTACGGTGCGTTAAGCAGGCGCCACTGGAAGATCATCTTCATTTCCCTGGTCGTCGTCGGGGTGTCCCTCTGGGGCCTCTTGCGACTGGATATCCAGAGCGCCCTTCTCGATTATTTTCCCAGCCACAGCACCATGCGCGTGGATACCGACTACATCAGCGATAAATTCGGCGGAACGACAACCTTCAGCGCCGTGGTCCGGGCCGATGAGGGGAAATCCATTATCGATCCCGAACTTCTCAAGAGCATGGACGACCTGAGCCTCCACCTCCAGGAACATCACCCCGAGATCGGGAAAATCATCTCCTTTACCGACTTCATCAAACGGATGAATCAGATCATGAATTATCCGCCGGCCACCGTCGAGGCGACAAGCCCTGAGACGGGGACGGAATCCGGCCAGGGTTCCGATCAGGGCTTCGGAATGGATAGTTTTTTTGACGACGATACGAGCCTGGCCAACGAACCTGCTGCTACGGCAGAGGCTTCCGACGACGGTTTCGGCAGCTTCTTCGACGATGCGGAGCCGGGCGGGGAAGCAGAAGCGGCTGCCGCCACGGCGGATACGCACGAGGCAGGCCAGGATCCCACGGAGAAATACAACTACGATACCTACAGCACCGAGATGACCTACCGTGATTTTCTCGCTCTGCTTGAGGATGCCATTTCGAAACGGGCCGGCTACACCATGAGTGTCGACGAACTGGTGAAGGGCATCGAGAAAGGCTTCAACTATAAGGGCGCAGATTACTATGAGATCCCCTACGATCCGGCAAAGTATCCGGTCGCCAGCAGGGAGGAGTTGGGAAATCTGGTCAGCCAGTATCTGCTTCTTTACTCAGGATCCCTGGATGATTATGCGAACGACCCCCTTGATCCGGATATTGCCCGCATGCTGATTCAGCTAAAAACCCATAAAACCAGCGACACCGATGCGGTAATCAAGGATATCAACACCTATGTGGCGAAGCATTTCCCCGAAGGATATCGCGTGGAATGCACCGGTGTGGCAGAGATGGAAAAGACCCTGACCGACATGGTGATCAGCTCTCAGCTCGTCAGCCTTTTTGCGGCCCTCCTGATCGTCTTTGTCATTGTCGCTATCTCCTACCGTTCCCTGGCTGCCGGAATCTTCGGTATTATTCCCCTCTCCATGGCCATTCTGGTTAATTTCGGCATCATGGGGATCACCGGCATCAGACTGGACATGGTTACCTCGATAATCGCATCCATAGCCATTGGAATCGGCGTCGATTATACCATTCACTTCCTCGACAACTATCACCACGAACGGCTGGCCAGTGATGATCTGGAGCTGGTAACCCGAAATACGATACTCCTTTCAGGTCAGGCCATCATCATCAATGCGGTATCGGTCGCCCTCGGCTTTCTGGTACTTACCCTTTCATCCTTCGTGGTGCTTAGATATATCGGGCTGCTGGTGGCCATCATTATGATTACCTCATCCCTTGCAGCAATGACCATCCTGCCCGTTCTTCTAAACATCTTTAAACCGGCCTTTATCAGCAGACCGGCGAACATCAAACGACCGGGAGCGGAGACTTCCGGGAAGGAAGAGTAA
- a CDS encoding outer membrane lipoprotein-sorting protein: MKKRTIIALAAAFLLPATSFALTGTEIAQKAYDVEDGTTRHTAVQMDLIDKDGSVDARLIEEWGKDDANDLTSVVMVFRSPASVRDTRFLQIENKGRDDDKWIYLPALKRVRRIASSEGDKSFMGSDATYDDMDTREVEQDTHDLIREESVGQWNCYVVKDTPVDPSDSQYSYRISWIDKQSFVPVKMEMYDKQGELVKVLTVEKLEKVQGYWTPLQNLLKNVQTGHSTRLTVKKIVFDESQPDALYTTNFLQTGRVQ, translated from the coding sequence ATGAAAAAACGAACCATCATTGCGTTGGCGGCAGCCTTCCTGCTGCCGGCGACAAGCTTCGCCCTTACCGGGACCGAAATCGCTCAGAAAGCCTACGATGTGGAAGACGGTACCACCCGACATACCGCCGTTCAGATGGACCTCATCGATAAAGACGGTTCGGTAGATGCACGGCTCATCGAAGAGTGGGGCAAGGACGATGCGAACGACCTCACCTCCGTGGTCATGGTCTTCAGAAGCCCGGCCTCCGTCCGCGACACCAGGTTCCTCCAGATCGAAAACAAGGGACGGGACGACGATAAGTGGATCTACCTCCCCGCCCTCAAACGGGTCAGGAGGATCGCTTCCAGCGAAGGCGACAAGTCATTCATGGGATCGGATGCCACCTACGACGACATGGACACCAGAGAGGTCGAACAGGATACCCACGACCTTATCAGGGAAGAGAGCGTCGGCCAGTGGAACTGCTACGTGGTCAAAGACACACCGGTCGATCCATCCGACAGCCAGTATTCCTACCGCATCTCCTGGATCGACAAGCAATCCTTTGTTCCCGTCAAGATGGAGATGTACGACAAGCAGGGTGAGCTGGTAAAGGTGCTCACCGTGGAAAAGCTTGAGAAGGTCCAGGGATACTGGACTCCCCTCCAGAACCTCCTGAAGAACGTACAGACCGGTCACTCCACCAGGCTGACGGTCAAGAAGATCGTCTTTGACGAGAGTCAGCCCGACGCCCTGTATACCACCAACTTTCTCCAGACCGGACGGGTCCAGTAG
- a CDS encoding TetR/AcrR family transcriptional regulator, producing MTREEKICSAAFSLYIKHGPQRVSMQEIADTAGVSKKTLYNRFGNREKLLDRTIEWHSRRMVGFFENLMESDVSIAEKLVKAIEFVSRELDREIEALQQELVRPNPYLKDIPVNFIHKKIRLMLEQLVEQAKDAGLCRTDYSTRMIIYIILSMIKGLTSWKAVSDVYTDSKYLFGTTMKFILDAFLTEKGKKVLPVDTFQTL from the coding sequence ATGACGCGTGAAGAAAAAATTTGTAGTGCCGCCTTTTCTCTTTACATCAAACATGGCCCTCAGAGGGTCAGCATGCAGGAAATTGCCGATACGGCAGGTGTCAGTAAAAAAACCCTTTACAACCGATTTGGCAATAGAGAGAAATTACTTGATCGTACCATTGAGTGGCATTCTCGTCGTATGGTTGGCTTTTTCGAAAACTTAATGGAAAGCGATGTATCGATTGCGGAAAAACTGGTGAAAGCTATAGAGTTTGTATCCAGGGAACTCGACCGGGAAATCGAAGCCCTCCAACAGGAACTGGTGCGGCCCAATCCTTACCTAAAGGATATTCCCGTCAACTTTATACACAAGAAGATACGATTGATGCTCGAACAGTTGGTTGAGCAGGCAAAAGATGCCGGTCTCTGCCGAACCGATTATTCGACTCGGATGATCATCTATATCATCCTTTCTATGATAAAAGGGCTTACAAGCTGGAAAGCCGTGAGTGATGTGTATACCGATAGCAAGTATTTATTCGGAACAACCATGAAATTTATTTTAGATGCGTTTCTCACGGAAAAAGGGAAAAAAGTTCTCCCCGTCGATACATTTCAAACCCTCTAA
- a CDS encoding efflux RND transporter permease subunit has product MKKLYRYPLVNIIVIALVTLFFGLQIPKITYDNDTMNFVPDDDPALTAFEDFEDQFGSALVIDLVINSDVHSIISPESLAIIQKLSDELELLKGQEKIQSITNTDYIRGKDGTLTVGPVSENEDGKLIPADTLRKRLNSWKSMYDKMLLSKDEHSTQIGITIDYNLSIEERETIYNDIQELAKKILPDGYSYYLAGLPATTIQVSENMRHDLSALIPLVSLFVLIILFISFKTIGGVVLPFLNVIISTIWTIGLMSLTGTPLTILGATIPILMVAVGSAYGIHIVSHYYDELRNPENSGMTNKEIVYKTMDAVGSPVFLAGLTTFIGFASLAVSTVVPMKFFGFFSAFGVLSALFVAFVFIPSVFLMARGTGEIKKEKQAKPERNYVFLKILSNTATKHTTMVPLVSILLAGLSIFFIPKVVVENNLIDFFKKDTEIRQADRFIRQEFAGTSSFNITIEGQEKGDLNNPEILQSMENTADYIRTNYPEVSKVISYSEYIKRINQVLNEDLPGKIALKSESNGTSDGTMVQQQEASTADSTGDNFFEDSFFGDAFGDTAIGQEEDQAAEKATSPMSTDAAQNSMPDNKPEKVDMLEALFDAYRTDPDHFIDELGRLTNYDGLDYYEIPTDLDKYHLANKDEFKNLISQYLLLYSGSLDDWSDNALEPQKARILVQLGKSGSIIASRITKAIVPAIEMMLPEGYTFTISGSSLVESSLTNLIVTSSIASIILSIILVFIILTIVYHSVLTGLIGIVPLLLTVLINMGIMGLTGIKLDISTAMVGSISIGIGIDYTIHFLSSYATNLRSLSSRDETTVKAIFTTGKAIIFNAVSVAAGFFVLTFSRFTPLIYFGILVIITMTVSSISSLILLPQLLKHLDEKHLIRSTNIKRPGAETSGKEE; this is encoded by the coding sequence TTGAAAAAGCTTTATCGCTATCCGTTAGTAAATATCATCGTCATCGCCTTGGTGACACTTTTCTTCGGACTGCAGATTCCCAAAATCACTTATGATAACGATACGATGAATTTTGTTCCCGATGATGATCCGGCTCTCACAGCCTTCGAGGATTTTGAAGATCAGTTTGGCAGTGCCCTGGTCATCGATCTCGTTATTAATAGTGATGTACATTCTATTATCAGTCCGGAAAGCCTCGCCATTATCCAAAAGCTTAGCGATGAGCTGGAGCTCTTAAAGGGCCAGGAGAAAATCCAATCCATCACAAACACCGACTATATACGAGGAAAGGATGGAACCCTTACGGTAGGTCCGGTGTCGGAAAACGAAGATGGAAAGCTCATTCCCGCAGATACCCTGCGAAAACGATTAAATAGCTGGAAGAGTATGTACGACAAGATGCTCCTCTCCAAGGATGAGCATTCAACACAAATTGGCATCACCATTGATTACAACCTATCGATCGAAGAGCGCGAAACCATATACAATGATATCCAAGAGCTCGCAAAAAAGATCTTACCCGATGGATATTCCTATTATCTTGCAGGTCTTCCGGCAACTACTATCCAGGTCAGCGAAAATATGCGGCATGACCTTTCGGCTCTGATTCCCCTTGTTTCATTATTCGTTCTCATTATTCTTTTCATCAGCTTCAAAACCATCGGAGGAGTGGTGCTCCCCTTTCTAAATGTCATCATCAGCACCATCTGGACCATCGGATTAATGAGCCTGACAGGGACTCCTCTGACTATTTTGGGAGCGACAATTCCCATCCTCATGGTAGCAGTGGGCAGTGCCTACGGGATACACATCGTCAGTCATTACTATGACGAATTGAGAAATCCCGAAAATTCAGGGATGACCAACAAAGAAATTGTCTACAAAACAATGGATGCCGTTGGCAGCCCAGTATTTTTAGCAGGCCTGACTACCTTCATAGGCTTTGCTTCCCTGGCGGTCAGTACCGTAGTACCGATGAAATTTTTTGGCTTTTTTTCTGCTTTCGGTGTTCTTTCAGCCCTCTTTGTCGCCTTTGTTTTCATTCCCTCGGTATTCTTAATGGCACGAGGTACGGGAGAGATCAAAAAAGAGAAACAAGCGAAGCCGGAACGGAACTATGTTTTTTTGAAGATCCTCAGCAACACAGCCACGAAACACACAACCATGGTACCGCTTGTCAGCATTCTGCTTGCAGGCCTTTCGATATTCTTTATTCCGAAGGTCGTTGTGGAAAACAATCTCATCGACTTTTTCAAGAAGGATACAGAGATCCGGCAAGCCGACAGATTTATCCGTCAGGAATTCGCCGGCACCAGCAGTTTCAACATCACCATCGAGGGGCAAGAAAAGGGAGACTTGAACAATCCCGAAATACTCCAGAGTATGGAAAACACTGCCGACTATATTCGGACAAACTATCCGGAAGTCAGTAAGGTTATCTCCTATTCGGAATATATCAAGCGGATAAATCAGGTCCTTAACGAGGATCTTCCGGGCAAGATAGCTCTCAAGTCGGAAAGCAATGGCACTTCAGACGGGACCATGGTCCAACAACAAGAGGCTTCGACCGCCGATAGTACCGGCGATAACTTTTTCGAGGACAGCTTTTTCGGCGATGCTTTCGGTGATACTGCCATTGGCCAGGAGGAAGACCAGGCTGCGGAAAAGGCGACAAGCCCGATGTCGACGGATGCTGCTCAGAATAGTATGCCGGACAATAAACCGGAGAAAGTCGATATGCTCGAAGCACTATTCGATGCCTACCGAACAGACCCCGATCATTTTATCGATGAGCTGGGACGGCTGACAAATTACGACGGTCTTGATTACTATGAGATTCCCACTGACTTGGATAAGTATCATCTTGCAAATAAGGATGAATTCAAGAATCTTATCAGCCAGTATCTGCTTCTGTACTCCGGCTCCCTCGATGATTGGTCCGATAACGCCCTTGAACCACAGAAAGCACGGATTTTGGTACAGCTTGGAAAAAGCGGAAGTATTATTGCCTCGCGCATAACAAAAGCAATTGTTCCTGCAATTGAAATGATGCTGCCGGAAGGCTACACCTTTACGATCAGCGGTTCATCATTGGTCGAGAGTTCTTTGACGAACCTGATTGTTACATCATCTATTGCAAGTATAATCCTCTCAATCATCCTGGTCTTTATTATTCTTACGATTGTCTATCACTCCGTCCTTACGGGATTAATAGGTATCGTTCCTCTGCTGCTTACGGTTCTGATCAACATGGGGATCATGGGACTTACGGGCATCAAGCTCGATATCAGCACTGCGATGGTAGGAAGCATCTCAATCGGAATAGGTATCGACTATACCATTCATTTCCTTTCAAGTTACGCAACAAACCTGCGATCTTTATCCTCCAGGGATGAGACAACCGTAAAGGCAATATTTACCACAGGGAAGGCGATCATATTCAATGCCGTATCGGTTGCGGCCGGATTCTTCGTGCTTACATTTTCCAGATTTACTCCCTTGATATACTTCGGAATCCTGGTCATCATCACCATGACGGTATCTTCGATCAGCTCGCTCATTCTCCTGCCCCAGCTTCTGAAACATCTCGATGAAAAACATCTTATCCGCTCAACGAACATCAAACGACCGGGAGCCGAGACTTCCGGGAAGGAAGAGTAA
- a CDS encoding outer membrane lipoprotein-sorting protein, translated as MKKRTIIALAAALLLPATSFALTGTEIAQKAYDVEDGTTRHTAVQMDLIDKDGSVDARLIEEWGKDDENDLTSVVMVFRSPASVRDTRFLQIENKGRDDDKWIYLPALKRVRRIASSEGDKSFMGSDATYDDMDTREVEQDTHDLIKEESVGQWDCYVLKDTPVDPSDSQYSYRISWIDKQSFVPVKMEMYDKQGELVKVLTVEKLEQVQGYWTPLQNLLKNVQTGHATRLTIKKIVFDESQPDALYTTNFLQTGRVR; from the coding sequence ATGAAAAAACGAACCATTATTGCGTTGGCGGCGGCCCTGCTGCTGCCGGCGACAAGCTTCGCCCTTACCGGGACTGAAATCGCTCAGAAAGCCTACGACGTGGAAGACGGTACCACCCGACATACCGCCGTTCAAATGGACCTCATCGACAAAGACGGTTCGGTGGACGCACGGCTCATCGAGGAATGGGGCAAAGACGATGAGAACGACCTCACCTCCGTGGTCATGGTCTTCAGAAGCCCCGCCTCCGTCCGCGATACCAGGTTCCTCCAGATCGAAAACAAGGGCAGGGACGATGATAAATGGATCTACCTGCCCGCCCTCAAGCGAGTCAGGAGAATCGCTTCCAGCGAAGGTGACAAGTCATTCATGGGTTCGGATGCCACCTACGACGACATGGACACCAGAGAGGTCGAACAGGATACCCACGACCTTATCAAAGAAGAGAGCGTCGGTCAGTGGGACTGCTATGTACTCAAAGATACCCCGGTCGATCCCTCCGACAGCCAGTATTCCTACCGCATCTCCTGGATCGACAAGCAATCCTTTGTTCCGGTCAAGATGGAGATGTACGACAAGCAGGGTGAGCTGGTAAAGGTGCTCACCGTGGAAAAGCTTGAACAGGTCCAGGGATACTGGACTCCTTTACAGAACCTTCTGAAAAACGTACAGACCGGTCACGCCACCAGGCTGACCATCAAGAAGATCGTCTTTGACGAAAGTCAGCCCGACGCCCTCTATACCACCAACTTTCTCCAGACCGGACGGGTTCGATAG
- a CDS encoding flavodoxin family protein, producing the protein MRVVAFNGSPRKGGNTSRYIDAALEPIRNKGHEAEKVQIGGHMVRGCTACLSCRKTGDGRCIYDDDPMNSWIEAMKKADAVIIASPVYFSDMTPEVKALIDRAGYALRGMEKNPLTRKIGAGIAVARRAGHTHTLMSINQFFFINDMVVPGSTYWNVGIARAIGDAEADEEGLKTMRRLGENICWLLEKLG; encoded by the coding sequence ATGAGAGTTGTTGCATTTAACGGAAGCCCTCGTAAAGGAGGAAACACCAGCCGTTACATTGATGCAGCCCTTGAGCCCATTCGAAACAAGGGGCACGAGGCCGAAAAGGTGCAGATCGGCGGCCATATGGTACGGGGCTGCACAGCCTGTCTGAGCTGCAGGAAAACAGGCGACGGAAGATGCATATACGACGATGATCCGATGAACAGCTGGATCGAGGCCATGAAAAAGGCTGATGCGGTCATTATTGCCTCGCCGGTTTATTTCTCAGACATGACCCCGGAGGTAAAGGCCCTGATAGATCGAGCCGGTTATGCCCTGCGGGGGATGGAGAAGAATCCCCTGACACGCAAAATCGGTGCAGGGATCGCCGTTGCCAGGCGTGCCGGCCATACCCACACCCTCATGAGCATCAACCAATTTTTCTTTATCAACGACATGGTCGTCCCGGGATCGACTTACTGGAATGTGGGGATTGCCAGAGCCATCGGCGATGCCGAGGCAGATGAAGAGGGGCTGAAAACCATGAGGCGCCTGGGCGAGAATATTTGCTGGCTCCTGGAGAAGCTCGGGTGA
- a CDS encoding mannose-1-phosphate guanylyltransferase produces MSTTETTGVDNVCILAGGSGTRLWPASNSRRPKQFIPVHEGKSLLLLTVERALALGTGDLFIVTLDEQIDSVAEECAKLSVGKERIKLVAEPAPRNTAPAIAAAATILRNNHRSDETMAVLPSDHLITPTEAFAADMKAAASLASRGFLVTFGIHPSRPETGYGYIEAGEAVEGGRLVRRFREKPDLGTAEAFCRSGDFFWNSGMFCFRIDRFFEELEAGRADIAEVFSSIEVREPSQRLSGMDLFFRDPDVKEAYGRSPKESVDYAVMEKCRRTAMVEASFIWNDIGSWDELSQVIDNDLEISEQEGGKAIAIASEGCFVHSDLPVALCGVDDLIVVQENGVLLVCKKGEGQLVKKAVETFREKGFNRLL; encoded by the coding sequence ATGAGTACGACAGAAACCACCGGTGTCGACAATGTCTGCATTCTTGCAGGAGGATCGGGAACCAGGCTCTGGCCCGCCAGCAACTCCAGGAGACCGAAGCAGTTCATACCTGTCCATGAGGGAAAGAGTCTTCTTTTGCTTACCGTTGAACGTGCTCTTGCACTGGGAACTGGCGATCTCTTCATTGTTACCCTGGACGAGCAGATCGACAGCGTAGCCGAAGAGTGTGCAAAGCTTTCCGTCGGCAAAGAGCGTATCAAACTAGTGGCCGAGCCAGCACCGCGAAATACGGCTCCCGCGATAGCTGCAGCGGCAACCATACTGCGCAACAATCACCGATCCGATGAAACCATGGCGGTTCTGCCCTCCGATCACCTTATTACCCCAACCGAAGCTTTTGCCGCTGATATGAAAGCTGCCGCGTCTCTGGCTTCACGTGGTTTTCTCGTTACCTTCGGTATCCATCCGTCACGGCCCGAGACCGGCTACGGCTATATCGAGGCTGGCGAGGCGGTTGAGGGAGGGCGTCTCGTTCGCCGTTTCCGCGAGAAGCCCGATCTCGGGACTGCCGAAGCGTTTTGTCGTTCCGGAGACTTTTTCTGGAACAGCGGCATGTTTTGTTTTCGCATCGATCGCTTTTTTGAAGAGCTTGAGGCAGGCAGGGCGGATATCGCCGAGGTCTTCTCGTCGATAGAGGTTCGTGAACCTTCGCAGCGGCTTTCCGGCATGGATCTGTTCTTTCGCGATCCCGATGTGAAAGAGGCCTACGGCCGTAGCCCCAAGGAGTCGGTCGATTATGCCGTGATGGAAAAGTGCCGTCGGACTGCGATGGTTGAGGCTTCTTTTATCTGGAACGATATCGGCAGTTGGGATGAACTTTCCCAGGTCATTGACAACGACCTTGAGATATCCGAGCAAGAGGGTGGAAAGGCCATTGCAATCGCCAGTGAGGGGTGCTTTGTCCATTCGGATCTTCCCGTTGCCCTTTGCGGGGTCGACGATCTTATCGTGGTACAAGAGAACGGTGTTTTGCTGGTTTGCAAAAAAGGAGAGGGGCAACTTGTCAAAAAGGCTGTGGAAACTTTTCGCGAGAAAGGGTTTAATCGGCTTTTGTAG